The segment GAACAGCCCCCGGGAAGCCCACCTCGCCGCCGGAGCCCAGCGCAGCGTAGCCCTCTCCCTCCCGGGCCCAGGACCCCGGCAGCAGTCGAGGTCAGCCCGCACGGTTCGGGGGGTCCGGCCGGGTCGGTGCTCCCGGCGTGCCGGCGGCACAGGGGCACAACGGTCCCGTCCTGAGCGCTGAGAGGCGGCCGCAACCGTAACAATAAGAATACAAAGCGTaggctgttttttattttttttttaattattattattattctaatgAGTTCATCCCTCATTTCCTCGCTCGCACAGCTCGGTGTAGGCAGGCCAGATGGGCTGCCCCGACCCTCCCGGGAAAAGGGCAGGTGCGAGcgagttacatttttttttttcctctttacaaaGCGAGATGCCACGTCCCGGCCTTTCGCttccccccgccgcccccggccaGGAGGAGCGGTGCGCCCCGGGCTGCGGTTCCCCCGGGCCGAGCGGGCCCTGCGGCCGCTGTGCGCTCACAACCGTCGGGGCGCTGACGCCCGGCGAGGACGAAATTACCGCCTGGGAGTGCGCGATCGGCACACGcttcatttctgtgatttttctttttagtctATTACGTGCTTATCGAACAGCTTCCTGGGCATTGCAAACAGCAGATGGGCGAGTAGGAAAATTGGAGAGCGAATTGCACCCAGCCCAGGATGGGACCGCGGCGGAAGGGAaccgccttttttttttttttccttttttctttctttttctttttttctttttttttttctttcttcttatatttttttcccccggAGATCCGTCGCTATTCTATTTCCAGAGAGAACGCGCGTGAGCGCTCCCAGGCTCTGCCTCTCCGTGTTCACAGCGGACCTTGATTTAATGTCATACAATTAAGGCACGCGGTGAATGCCAAGAGCGGATCCTCCAGGCGGCATTAAGGAACTCGCTAAGCATAACGCTACCAATAAAACCAATAGCAGCCTGTCTCGAATCcgaaaggagaggggaaaaaaaaagagcagtgacAGACTCGGTGCCTGTACTCACCTCTACGGAACGCGCGGCCGAAGGGGCGGCAGACACGGGCGCTGCCGGCAGATAAGGCGGCTCTGCGGAGCGCCGGAGCGGAGCGGTGGCGGCGGTGATTTGCGAGGCAGTGCGTCCCGACCTCTCGCTTTCCTGGGCTAAGCCATGTAACGTCGCTTAatgggaaataaatacattttttctgctATTAATCACCGCGAGGATCGTTCTTTGCGCATCGCCCCGGCGGCAGCGAGAGGTGCCCGCGGGGGGTCCGCGGCTCTCAGCGCGGAGGACGAGGAATGCGGGACCGGGGGCCGCGGAGCTGCGTGCGGGACAGCGCTGCGGGCGGCGTTTGCGTTCCGAGGGGCGGCGGGAGCACCGCGCGGTGTGGGCACGGCAGGGGAAGAGCGGAGCGCTgcgggagggctgtgtgtgcgcAGGGCCGGAGCGGTGCGCGATGCCGAGGGCCCGGGGGAGGCTGGCGGTGGcgggggggcagaggggggtgGCGGCGGCGGCATTGCAGCGCTCGTGGGAGCAGTGCATGCGCGCCGGGGCAGCGGAGACACGGCTCCGCTGGGTGAGGCGTTGGCAGCGGGGCCGCGGAGGTGCGGTGAGCAGAGGGTGCGGGGAGGGGAGAGGCCGCGGGTGtcccgcggcggcggcgcctTTGTTCCGCGGGGTCCGAACAAaggagcggcggggccgggccgggagggGCGGCTGCCGGCGCTGTCCCTGGTGCTGGCGGAGGCGCCCGGCGTCGCGGCTCGGGCCCGAGGGGAGAGCGTcccccggcggggcgggcgcggaAGGAAAGCGGGACCGGGCAGGGCGCGGCTGTGGGAAGGGTTGCGAAGCGGCTCGGCCCTGTCCGCCGTGCCCCTGCCCCGACTGGGTCCACGGGAGCGTAACCCAGAGCATCCCTCCCCGCAAGTCTGTCTCCGGCCCGGGGTGCAGTAGCCGGAGTGGAAGCAGGTCCCTCGGGGGCTGCGTCCCGCTGCCAGCCGCACTCCGGTCCCGGCCATCGCCAGGCGGCGCACGGCACCTCGGCCGTCCCGTTCTGCGTTGCCCGCTCCCAACCGGCGGCACTGCCGGCAAGATCAGGGATGCCCTCAAAGACCAGATAAGGCAAACCGACCCTGTAGCAATAATAACAAGAGCAATAACGCTAGCAGTGCTGTCTGTTCGGGGTTGTAGTCCTTGCCTTCTCTCTTCTTGTGCTCAGCTAAGAGCAGTGAtcacagttctgcttttttgcCAAAGATGAGAGTGCAGACGGGAATGGTCATCTTCTCTGCAGGGGTATGAAGGGCACAGTCCCTGCCCGTTCCTTGGCCTCTCTTTTCCATTCACCTTTGAATTGTCCTGGTGTGGGCCAGCTGACAGAGGAGGCACATGAGATACTCTGCCCCTGCATCCAGCTCAGCAGATTGGGATCGAGTCTCTCCCAGtgcactgcctgctcctgccATGTCACAGAGTGGTTCTCATTTTTGGCTTTGAGATCTCTGTATATATACAGACCTCTACGTGTGCACAGATTTGCACATCTGTGTGTGTTTATGCAGGTTTAATTGTAACGCCAAACTTCTCAGCACTTCTTGTTTATATTTCCTTTGTAAGACCTACAGTTTCACAGGATCTCAGAGGGGCTGGGCAAGGAACAAAGTTCATCTTTGCCTGCTTTGTGTGTGAGCCAGAAAGAGCTGCAGACCAGATTGACTCTTGCACAGGTAGAGAGTGAGGACGGTTTTAAAGCCCCGTGTGTGACCTGAAATGCCCAGTTAAACTGTAGGATTGCAAAGCTGAGCTGATCTCTCTTGCATCAGGCATTGTGCCCACCATTACTcacttatatttttttcttgcaaacaGAAGCTGAAGATTCGTTATAAATAATATACGGTTCCATAGCAAAAGAGATATAAATATGCACATGAAGCTGCTGCCACTGTCAATCTCCTGGTGtatgctttgaaatatttcttaaagcttggaaagaaactgaattttattttattttttatttttttgaaaagatGGAGGCTTCTTCTGTAAAATTTCCAAAGACATGGAACATGGATACTTTCTAAATTGTggcagcaataataataatggtggtgatgatgatgtAATGCAATTTAAGGTGCAATTTAAGGTCTGATCTAGCAGAAACATGGGTAATGCCGCTGTGCATTTCTCACTCTGATGTCATGTTGCAGCAACAGGAATACTGTAGGTTCTGGTGGCGGCTGCTGAAAGTGACCGGTATTTAATATTAACcactttccttcctgcttccaGAAAGGAACGAAAGCCCTGCTCTCAACGGCTTttcctctgggcaacctgatttcTGAGGCTAACCCCATCACGGCTTCCCACGTCGAGGAGAGCTCTCCCTCTGAGCCCCCTCTGCAGTGAGAAGCCTTAAGACCCTCCTCCCTTTCAATTCtccccatttttcctttctgaagcgACGCTCCCCCGAAGCTACGGGAGCGGAGGGTGGCCGGGCGCTGCCCGAGAGCGgccggggcgctgcggggcacGGCGCTCCGCCGTCCACCATTGTGGCGCCCCCTGGCGGCTGCGGTGGGCGCACGCCGCAGCGCAGTCCGGCACTGCGCAGCGCAGCGCAACGCGGTGCCGCGCTCCCTCCGCGGTGGAGTTGGAGCACCTTCGAGCGTTTTGCAGTGCAGAGCGGGACATCTTTTCATGGTTCCCCTTTGGAAATCAAAGCTATGTCTCTCATGTAAATACGATGCTGTAGAATACGGGCTGCGAGACAAAAATATGAAGGGCAATGGGCTGCTGCTTGCCTAGTAGGGCTGCTGAGGTGATCTAGGGCATCACTGTCACCTATGGTCCTCCTACTGAAAGAGGCAATGTCAAGTTATTGCCCAGTTACAGAGATGGGCTTTCTTCAGAAAGTTAAAACGAAGCCTTTAACTGGACTTATGAATCAGACTAATTAAATGgctatgttttgttttatttcacctGTCCTCCTGTATTCAAGGGAGCAGCTATGAAACATGTAGCCCTACAAGCTGCTGAGCCCAGGTAAGTGAGGCAGTGAGCAAAGCAAGCCCTCCGCAGGACGAGCACCTCCCACTGCCTGCACCAGCACAGtcagccccaggagcagcacctTCCGCAGTGCCTGTGCCAAGAGATGTAGAGCTGAAGCACTGTGTCCAGCACCCCGAGGCCTGGTGCACAACTACTGTGGGACAATGTATGAGCCAGCTAGCAAGGTATGACATGAGATTCATTTCCACACTCTACACAAacctcttttcatttcttttgtattatttaGCTCTGTTCATGCTGATGAATTACCACAATAACTAAGGAGTAAGATAATAGCAGATAGCAATTTGCACTCTAaagtgaattaattttcttttaatcaggCATTGCTAAATAGCATGATGGGAATAGAGTTCAGTGCTTCTTAATGTTAAGTATTTGCTTGCCTGAAGTAGTGCTAAAAAATATGACTGCTCTGGGGAAGCCCTACAACCACAAAACAGGGGAAAGATACCAAATCTGAAATACACTGCTATGACAAAACATAAGGACTGTTTGATTTACCCTTAACACCTGGAAATAACCAAATTAACTTCATGTACTTTTCATGCTTCGGTTAGCTTATAATTCACTGTATTAAAGTAATTCTGTTCATTAGGCAGAGAAAGTACAGGTTGAGTGTTAAACAATTTTAACTTAAATACGCACTTAATACTTAGCCAAAAGTAGTTAAAATCTAATCTAAGGTTGTTATTTGAGTCAATAACATATTTTACATAAGTGTTCTGTACAAGAAAATACAAGATGAAACATTCTGTTTACAGCGTCAAACTGTGTACTTGTAAATTGATCATAACGAATCCAGCTGGTAACGGAGTTAGTAAGCAAGGCAACAGCATTGTTTCTTAACAATCCCACCAGATAACTGTGGAGTTCTTTGAAGATATCTCTTTACAGTGCCTGGAACAGGGAATAATCTAACATTGGTCTTCCCTACTAGGAATTTTAAAGCACACAGTGATTATGTGCCATTTTATGACATTTTTGTATGAAGGAACTGTTCGATCTTTTCCAAACATAGAATTTCCCCCATACAGCATCCAAATCTCACTAACCTGATCTGTCAGAGATATTGAATGTATTTTAGCCATCCAAAGAGTAATGTTTTGATTTACTGCTATACATCCTGAGCATGAGACAATGAAGTGAGGGAACACTCTTTCAGTGAACGTTATACAGATCACATTAAAATGCTCCTACGTTTACACCGCTATTTTTCAAACCCATTTATTGTTGTTGctatttgttctttctttggTTTATATACCTTCTGTCCACAGATATTCGtggataaaatgaaaagagcagCTCTGACAGTAAACTAAAAGAACattcttcaatttttttccatatacaCTTTCAGGTAATCTGGCAGTCAGTGAAGTTCATTAAAAACCAAGGGTACAACTTTCTTAAAATTAACAAAATTGGGATATCTCCAACTCCAATTAAGcatggtaaaataaaataataataataataagagtCTATTGCTAATTAAAGCCATAATTAGTAAGATGTTGAcctattttaaagatttttgtaGTTCCTCGTCTCTGTTCTGTACAGGACTCTAAAGATCAATTAGAATAAATCATTTGCTTAAAAAGAGTGCCagaaatccaaaaaaaaaaaaagaaagaaagaaagatgcaatttttttccttctttgtatttctttggcTCAATTTCAATCAGTTAAAATGTCAGATTACCTACCTTAGTCAAATCAGTGAAAGCAGGCATAGTTCACAGGTTACAACTATTTTTGCAATACTTAGAAAGCCCAGCCTTCTGACTtaacagggaaaaggaagaaagtttaTTTTATCACCATCAGTATAAAACTGAAACAGTGTACATGCCTGTTCAGATAGATCTTCTGCATTTACATCTTCACAAACTCAGTTTTAGTATGCATGACATTTTCACAAGACCCTTAAGGTCTTGTCAAGCAAGGTTTAAGCACGCAGGATGAAGATTTGAAGCACGTAGGCTGTAATACACATTTGGAAAggaattctttccttctttgcatgAAGCCTTGGTTC is part of the Gallus gallus isolate bGalGal1 chromosome 2, bGalGal1.mat.broiler.GRCg7b, whole genome shotgun sequence genome and harbors:
- the LOC121113079 gene encoding uncharacterized protein LOC121113079 isoform X1, encoding MPRARGRLAVAGGQRGVAAAALQRSWEQCMRAGAAETRLRWVRRWQRGRGGAVSRGCGEGRGRGCPAAAAPLFRGVRTKERRGRAGRGGCRRCPWCWRRRPASRLGPEGRASPGGAGAEGKRDRAGRGCGKGCEAARPCPPCPCPDWVHGSVTQSIPPRKSVSGPGCSSRSGSRSLGGCVPLPAALRSRPSPGGARHLGRPVLRCPLPTGGTAGKIRDALKDQIRQTDPVAIITRAITLAVLSVRGCSPCLLSSCAQLRAVITVLLFCQR
- the LOC121113079 gene encoding uncharacterized PE-PGRS family protein PE_PGRS54-like isoform X2, with product MGNKYIFSAINHREDRSLRIAPAAARGARGGSAALSAEDEECGTGGRGAACGTALRAAFAFRGAAGAPRGVGTAGEERSAAGGLCVRRAGAVRDAEGPGEAGGGGGAEGGGGGGIAALVGAVHARRGSGDTAPLGEALAAGPRRCGEQRVRGGERPRVSRGGGAFVPRGPNKGAAGPGREGRLPALSLVLAEAPGVAARARGESVPRRGGRGRKAGPGRARLWEGLRSGSALSAVPLPRLGPRERNPEHPSPQVCLRPGVQ